One genomic region from Myripristis murdjan chromosome 7, fMyrMur1.1, whole genome shotgun sequence encodes:
- the gpr173 gene encoding putative G-protein coupled receptor 173, giving the protein MGGGAYGMANGNESSEGPGGPMGAVVATTGGMVAGSPSSAVSTYLKLVLLGLIICISLVGNLVVSLLVLRDRALHKAPYYFLLDLCLADTIRSAVCFPFVLVSIKNGSAWTYSVLSCKVVAFMAVLFCFHAAFMLFCISVTRYMAIAHHRFYSKRMTFWTCVAVVCMVWTLSVAMAFPPVFDVGTYKFIREEDQCIFEHRYFKANDTLGFMLMLAVLILATHVVYMKLLLFEYKHRKMKPVQMVPAISQNWTFHGPGATGQAAANWIAGFGRGPMPPTLLGIRQNLHNQNRRLLGMEEFKAEKQLGRMFYVITLLFLVLWSPYIVACYWRVFVKACTIPHRYLSTTVWMSFAQAGVNPIVCFFLNKDLKKGLLSHLPACCRTKPHLPREPYCVM; this is encoded by the coding sequence ATGGGAGGGGGGGCATACGGGATGGCAAATGGGAATGAGAGCAGCGAAGGGCCGGGTGGGCCCATGGGAGCAGTGGTGGCCACCACAGGAGGTATGGTAGCTGGGAGTCCTTCCTCAGCTGTCTCCACCTATCTCAAACTGGTGCTGCTGGGGCTGATCATCTGCATTAGCCTGGTGGGCAACTTAGTCGTGTCTCTGTTGGTGCTGAGGGACCGGGCCCTGCATAAGGCACCTTACTACTTCCTGTTGGACCTGTGCCTGGCTGACACCATTCGCTCAGCTGTCTGCTTTCCTTTTGTGCTGGTGTCCATCAAGAATGGCTCTGCCTGGACCTACAGTGTGCTGAGCTGCAAGGTGGTGGCCTTCATGGCAGTGCTGTTCTGCTTCCACGCCGCCTTCATGCTTTTTTGCATCAGCGTGACACGGTACATGGCCATTGCCCATCACCGCTTTTACTCAAAACGCATGACATTCTGGACATGCGTTGCTGTGGTGTGCATGGTCTGGACACTGTCAGTGGCGATGGCTTTCCCGCCTGTTTTTGATGTGGGCACCTACAAATTCATTCGTGAAGAGGACCAGTGCATCTTTGAGCATCGCTACTTCAAGGCTAATGATACACTAGGCTTCATGCTCATGTTGGCTGTGCTCATTCTGGCCACACATGTAGTCTACATGAAGCTACTTCTCTTTGAGTACAAGCACCGCAAGATGAAGCCGGTCCAGATGGTGCCAGCCATCAGCCAGAACTGGACCTTCCACGGGCCGGGGGCCACGGGCCAAGCGGCAGCCAACTGGATTGCGGGCTTCGGCCGGGGCCCGATGCCACCCACTCTGCTGGGAATCCGGCAGAACTTGCACAACCAGAACCGACGCCTACTGGGCATGGAGGAGTTCAAAGCGGAGAAGCAGCTTGGCAGGATGTTCTACGTGATCACCCTGCTTTTCCTGGTGCTCTGGTCTCCCTACATAGTGGCTTGCTATTGGCGGGTGTTTGTTAAGGCCTGCACAATACCCCATCGGTACCTCTCCACCACTGTGTGGATGAGCTTTGCCCAAGCTGGGGTCAACCCTATTGTCTGCTTCTTCCTCAACAAAGACCTGAAGAAAGGGCTCCTGTCCCACCTACCAGCCTGCTGCAGGACTAAACCTCATCTGCCACGAGAGCCTTATTGTGTTATGTGA